GATAACGATAGGGGGCGGACTGTAAAAGGCGATGCCTGCGTGCTCCGCGGCGGCAGCTTCAACAACAACGATAACAACTGCCGCGTTGCCAACCGCAACAACAACAACCCGGACAACCGCAACAACAACAACGGTTTTCGCATTGCCCAATAAAACTCAAATGCTTTCAATTAACGATGCCGGTGGTTTAATGACCAACGGACGGAAAAATTGAGCTTTACAAGCCCGTCACCTGCCTTTTAAACCTAACCCCTTTAATTTCCCCTTCCCTGAGCCTGCCCTGAGATTGGCTGTTTATGTAGGCTTGCGAAAGGGAGGGAAGGGGCTTAGGGGATGGGTTAAAGGGCGAATACTAAAACAGCCTGGCGGCGGCTGGTAGTCCGCAACGATGAACGCTGCCGCCGGGCAGGCAAACAACTAACTCATCCCCCCGCCTGCGTCCGCCGGACTTTGGCGGACAGGCCGGCCCCTTCTCTTTAACAGAGAAGGGGATCAAGGCTTGCGCTGAGCAGAGCCGAAGTGGGTTGAGTTCAGAATGGAACAAATGACCAAAGCAACCTCATTGCCCGAACTTAAGGACAAACTCCAGCACCGGGAATATTTGGATGTCTTGCGGAAAATGACCGGCGAACAACGGCTGCGGCTGGGATTTGAGCTTCACGACCTGGCCCTGCGCCTGATGCAGGACGGCATCCGCCACCGGCATCCCGAATACGATGAACGGCAGGTTAAACAGGAAACCGCCAGGCGTCTTTTGCGATGCAGCAGATAGAATTTTTTACTTCGGTTATCCGGAGGCTTAACGAGATCGGCGTTCAGTATATGCTGACCGGCTCGGTGGCTTCCAATTTCTACGGCCAGCCGCGGCTGACCCATGACGTGGACCTGGCCGTGGCAATAACTGCCGGGCAGATAAAAGTATTATCTTCGAAATATCCTGCGCCCCGGTATTATCTCAGCGAAGCGGCGGCGGCGGATGCCGTCAAAACCCGGACCATGTTCAATCTGATAGATTCGGAAACCGGACTCAAGGCCGATTTCTGGATTTTGGACGAGAAGGATGTTCTGAAAAACTTGGCCTTCAGCCGCCGTCGGGCGGCCACTGTCCTGGGTCAGAAAACATTCATCGCCACGCCCGAGGATATCATACTGTTGAAGCTCGATTGGCACCGGCAGGGCGGCGAAACAACAGTTCAAATTCAGGACGCATTGACGGTTTTTGAAGTGCAGCGGAACGACCTTGACATGGGTTACTTAAGGGCCACGGCCAAATCCGTTGGCTTAGCTGAACTACTGGCAAGCTTGGAAACACAGGCGGAGTAGGTGCCCCTGCAGTTGGGTGAGGGGTGGGGATTTTTTGACACAACCCTGATGTGGTGCCAGGTTATTCATGGTCTTAAGAAACAAGTTATGGATAACTCCGGGAGAAAAATATGAGCGCGACAAAACGTCAAACATCATCAATATAATTTCGGCGTTCTGATAGAACAAGACGAAGACGGCTATTTTGTAGCCACCGTTCCGGCCTTAAAAAGCTGCTATACCCAGGCTAAAAAGTTGGAGGACTTGTATCCCCGCATCAAGGAAGTTATCGAACTTTGTCTGCAGGAAGAAAAGCCGGCGGTTATGAAATTCGTCAGTTTGCAGCAAAATGCCAAATTGCCAATAGAAAGTTAATGGTTAAAGTTAAAGATATTTAAAACACAAATAGCAGACGAAGCTGTCGCCGAGGATGAAGCGGCATATAATCGCAGGTCGCAGGCTTTCATTGAAGTTCCAGTTGCCTTGCTGCCGGCAGTGCGGAATCTGGTCGCCAAGCATCGGTATGCCATAAAACAAACATACAAATAAGGCAAAATAAAAAGAACCAATAGGGAGCACGAGATGAGCAATCTCAAGAACGCCGACCCGGAGATCTACCAGTCCCTCAGCGACGCGACCGGGCGCCAGGAATACGGCCTGGAGCCGATCGCCTCGTTTCAGGGAAAACATGCCTAGTCTTAGAAAGATCAAAACGCTGATAGGCCAGCATAAAAATGAGTTGGCCCAGACGTTCAAAGTGCGCCAGATCGGTGTTTTTGGCTCCCGGGTCAACGGGCGTCCGACGCAAAAGAGCGACATAGATATCATCGTGGATTTTTCCGGCCCGGTGAGCTTGCTGAAACTGGTAAATTTGGAGAATTACCTCAGCGATCTCTTCGCTGCCAAGGTGGATCTAGTCCCCAAGGAAGATCTGCGGATAGAGCTAAAAGAGCAAATTCTGTCACGGGCAGTCTTCCTATGAAACGGGACGCCACATTGTATCTCAAGGATATGCTCGACCAGATGGAAAAAGCCGAGGGTTTTATCGCGGGCCTGTCCGAAGAAGGTTTCGCCAAAGATGAAAAGACCCAGTATGCCGTCCTGCGATGTATTGAGGTTATAGGCGAGGCAGCCAAGCATGTTCCGGCAGGCATCCGGAAAAAATACCCCAAGGTTCCATGGAGGGATATGGCCGGGATGAGGGATAAGGTTATTCATTTCTATTTCGACGTTAATGTAAAACGGGTATGGCTTGCGTTAATGGAGGATATTCCCGCAATACAACCAATTCTTCAAATGATTCTGAAAGAGATCAGAGAATGAGCAATCTAGAGAGCGCTGACCCCGAAATCTACCAGTCCATCCTCGACGAGACCAAGCGTCAGGAATACGGCCTGGAGCTGATCGCCTCCGAGAACTTCGTCTCCGAGGCGGTGCTGGAGGCCCAGGGCTCGGTGATGACCAATAAATACGCCGAGGGCTATCCCGGCAAGCGCTACTACGGCGGCTGCGAGTTCGTGGACGCGGCCGAGAACCTGGCAAGAGAAAGAGCCAAAAAACTCTTCAACTGCGAGTATGCCAACGTCCAGCCCCATTCCGGCTCCGCCGCCAACCAGGCGGTCTACTTCACCTACTGCCAGCCGGGCGACACGGTGCTGGGCATGGACTTGGCCCACGGCGGACATCTGACCCACGGCTCCCCGGTTTCCTTCTCCGGCAAGATGTACAAGATAGTCTCCTACGGGGTCAAGCGGGAGACCGGATATATCGACATGGACGACGTAGCCAAAAAGGCCCGGGAACACAAGCCCAAGATGATCATCGTGGGGGCCTCGGCCTACAGCCGGCACTACGAGTTCGCCAAGTTCCGGGAGATAGCCGACGAGGCCGGCGCCTACCTATTCGCCGACGTGGCCCATCCGGCCGGGCTGATCGCGGCCGGGCTGCATCCCTCGCCCATTCCCCACTGCCACGTGGTGACCACCACCACCCATAAGACCCTGCGCGGCCCCCGGGGCGGGATGGTGCTGATCGGCCAGGACGGGGAAAACCCCTTCGGCCACAAGATCAAGGTCAAATCCGGGCCTACGTCCGCCGAAGGACTACGGCCCGCAAGCGGAGAGCGCCTGAAGCTGATGTCCGAGGTAATGGACAGCACGGTGATGCCGGGCATCCAGGGCGGCCCCCTGATGCATGTAATCGCCGCCAAGGCGGTGGCCTTCAAGGAGGCCCTGGACCCTTCGTTCAAGGTCTACGCTCAGCAGGTGATAGACAACGCCCGGGCTTTGGCCCAGGGCCTGATGGAACGGGGCTATCGGATCGTCTCCGGCGGCACCGACAATCACCTGATGCTGATAGACCTAAGCAGCAAGAGCATCACCGGCAAGGAGGCCGAAAACGCCCTGCAGGCCGCCGGGATCAC
This genomic interval from candidate division TA06 bacterium contains the following:
- a CDS encoding serine hydroxymethyltransferase, encoding MSNLESADPEIYQSILDETKRQEYGLELIASENFVSEAVLEAQGSVMTNKYAEGYPGKRYYGGCEFVDAAENLARERAKKLFNCEYANVQPHSGSAANQAVYFTYCQPGDTVLGMDLAHGGHLTHGSPVSFSGKMYKIVSYGVKRETGYIDMDDVAKKAREHKPKMIIVGASAYSRHYEFAKFREIADEAGAYLFADVAHPAGLIAAGLHPSPIPHCHVVTTTTHKTLRGPRGGMVLIGQDGENPFGHKIKVKSGPTSAEGLRPASGERLKLMSEVMDSTVMPGIQGGPLMHVIAAKAVAFKEALDPSFKVYAQQVIDNARALAQGLMERGYRIVSGGTDNHLMLIDLSSKSITGKEAENALQAAGITVNKNLVPFDARSPFVTSGFRMGAAALTTRGMKQDQMKAVAGMIDKVLTNISDDKIIQEVTGEIKKLCREFPLYPNRLKG
- a CDS encoding SUMF1/EgtB/PvdO family nonheme iron enzyme, producing the protein DNDRGRTVKGDACVLRGGSFNNNDNNCRVANRNNNNPDNRNNNNGFRIAQ
- a CDS encoding DUF86 domain-containing protein; amino-acid sequence: MKRDATLYLKDMLDQMEKAEGFIAGLSEEGFAKDEKTQYAVLRCIEVIGEAAKHVPAGIRKKYPKVPWRDMAGMRDKVIHFYFDVNVKRVWLALMEDIPAIQPILQMILKEIRE
- a CDS encoding nucleotidyltransferase family protein, which gives rise to MPSLRKIKTLIGQHKNELAQTFKVRQIGVFGSRVNGRPTQKSDIDIIVDFSGPVSLLKLVNLENYLSDLFAAKVDLVPKEDLRIELKEQILSRAVFL